A genomic segment from Gossypium hirsutum isolate 1008001.06 chromosome D04, Gossypium_hirsutum_v2.1, whole genome shotgun sequence encodes:
- the LOC107948602 gene encoding DNA replication ATP-dependent helicase/nuclease JHS1 isoform X2 yields MPPKTRRKLNPSSSKKSNVPNNQSQVQPSKFGIQHFFERHSQNALLASQKLNHLSPPPAPPSATPPTNPIPLSSPKSNAASNGVVSVSPNPNLHPNSSPAMEAADEVSPLVSKSTSLKRFNFSPGMLIKQSQDDGGDEVTWKISPVNERLLAVSKHTPVLPDSSKHNSFSIHQCSQTKGINTAAKVDKWLSSPSPKGKADKKPLLQANRIGLKRLNPFQDKEVGDSIADENTCLSSRQTPFCTPPSLPYCPDKLANGVASHPLGLKQHKKALLELLDQVEDVISVEDFVSSESEPYSSKAQEGQSKEIPVTVDSIGNDVLMGTTNKVSGTSSNGYFLVLEVSEKQTFPESGGSQCPYKVLRLVNEKSGEERAVYLWEEWSYSVIAPGDTVNVIGEFDEEGKCNVDHENNFLIVHPDILVSGTRVAGSFSCPRRTVLDERLRCNEHSTAALIGILLHQIFQAGLMKESPTVHFLEEYARIVLQKNMESLYACGVNENEIYKTLTEAIPKLVNWIALFKDTQEPQVPTVDFGSDNGAKKVKVLEVIDIEELAWAPKYGLKGMIDVSVRVKVDSGGKEGDEKIMPLEFKTGKMANGQASAEHCAQVILYSLLMSERYLKHIDSGLLYYLQSDQTQGIVVRRSDLVGLIMRRNELAHDILKALTTQQLPPMLQIPSMCKGCRHLDVCTLYHKAFGGNTESSGLGDIFDSHVHHFSNAHGVFLRHWDQLIDLEAKEMQLAKKEIWRSHNLKNENSTGCLSSLVLDELPQQGSHKENRFIYHFVCRYSPTNNLSGSDRNSISAASSLTKDLDCSLKSGDYVILSTESGCQFVATGIIVELSPDRVSVSFSKGLRLPGGNLSSMREKLLQEVWRIDKDEIMTSFSVMRFNLIQMFLDNEQSSHLRKMIVDLAAPRFDSGCIFSQDPAISYIWSEKSLNDDQRRAILKILTAKDYALILGMPGTGKTSTMVHAVKALLMRGASILLTSYTNSAVDNLLIKLKSQGIDFVRIGRHESVHEEIKGHCFAGMNINSVEEIKLKFDQVKVVAVTCLGITSPLLSGKKFDVCIIDEAGQTTLPVSLGPLMFSSTFVLVGDHYQLPPLIQSTEAREKGMGISLFCRLSEAHSHAIAPLQSQYRMCQSIMELSNALIYGDRLHCGSPEIANAKLKFTKPIACSSWLKIVLNPSKPVIFVNTDMLPALEARDQKTVNNPMEAYIIAEITDGLVNNGIEGKDIGIITPYNSQASFIRHACKASVETHTIDRYQGRDKDCILVSFVRSNENPRSCSASLLADWHRINVALTRPKKKLIMVGSWGTLSKVPMLKLLIDKIDEQSGILSLSNDDFNHQTWALQRCSWSQIR; encoded by the exons ATGCCTCCCAAAACCAGAAGGAAGCTTAACccttcttcatcaaagaaatctaaTGTTCCCAATAATCAATCTCAAGTTCAACCCTCCAAGTTCGGCATCCAACATTTCTTCGAACGCCATTCCCAAAACGCTCTTCTAGCTTCCCAGAAACTCAATCATCTTTCTCCTCCTCCCGCACCCCCTTCCGCTACCCCTCCCACCAATCCTATTCCTCTATCCTCTCCCAAATCAAATGCCGCTTCCAACGGCGTCGTTTCTGTATCCCCAAACCCTAACCTCCATCCCAATTCCTCTCCGGCAATGGAGGCTGCTGACGAGGTATCACCTTTGGTCTCCAAGTCTACCTCTCTGAAGCGTTTCAACTTTTCCCCTGGAATG TTGATAAAGCAGAGTCAAGATGATGGAGGGGATGAGGTCACATGGAAGATATCTCCGGTCAACGAACGTCTTCTAGCAGTCTCAAAGCACACCCCTGTATTACCTGATTCCTCAAAGCACAACTCTTTCTCAATACACCAATGCTCTCAGACCAAG GGTATAAATACGGCTGCTAAGGTTGACAAATGGCTCTCGTCGCCGTCCCCCAAAGGCAAAGCTGATAAAAAGCCTTTGCTTCAGGCCAACAGGATTGGGTTGAAAAGATTGAACCCTTTTCAGGATAAAGAGGTCGGTGACAGCATTGCTGATGAGAATACTTGTTTGTCAAGTAGACAGACTCCATTCTGCACTCCACCATCTCTACCATATTGTCCTGATAAG CTTGCCAATGGTGTTGCATCTCATCCCCTGGGTTTGAAGCAGCACAAGAAG GCATTGCTTGAACTTCTAGATCAAGTAGAAGATGTAATTTCTGTTGAGGATTTTGTATCCAGTGAATCAGAGCCATATTCATCAAAAGCGCAAGAGGGACAGTCCAAAGAAATTCCTGTAACAGTTGATTCTATAGGAAATGATGTGTTAATGGGCACAACAAACAAAGTCTCTGGGACATCTTCTAATGGTTATTTCCTAGTATTGGAG GTATCTGAGAAGCAAACTTTTCCAGAGTCTGGTGGCTCTCAATGCCCGTATAAG GTTCTTCGCTTGGTAAATGAGAAAAGTGGGGAAGAGCGTGCTGTTTATTTGTGGGAAGAGTG GTCCTACAGTGTCATTGCCCCAGGAGACACTGTGAATGTcattggtgaatttgatgaagAGGGAAAGTGTAATGTGGATcatgaaaataattttcttatcgTTCATCCAGATATTCTGGTCTCTGGAACTCGG gtgGCTGGCAGTTTTAGTTGCCCAAGGAGAACTGTCCTAGATGAGAGACTACGATGCAATGAGCATTCGActgcagctcttattggcatctTGCTCCACCAAATTTTTCAG GCAGGACTTATGAAAGAGTCCCCTACAGTACACTTTTTGGAAGAATATGCAAGAATAGTGCTCCAGAAGAACATGGAGAGCTTATATGCATGTGGAG taaatgaaaatgaaatatataaaacctTGACTGAAGCTATTCCGAAACTAGTAAATTGGATTGCTCTCTTCAAAGATACGCAG GAGCCGCAAGTTCCCACTGTAGATTTTGGATCTGATAATGGGGCAAAAAAGGTTAAAGTTTTAGAG GTAATTGATATTGAGGAACTGGCTTGGGCCCCGAAGTATGGTCTGAAAGGAATGATTGATGTTTCAGTCAGAGTAAAGGTTGACTCAGGTGGAAAAGAAGGTGATGAGAAGATCATGCCTCTAGAGTTTAAAACTGGAAAAATGGCTAATGGCCAG GCATCCGCTGAACACTGTGCCCAAGTGATCTTGTACTCTCTTCTTATGTCTGAGAG GTACCTAAAACATATTGATTCTGGTCTTCTATACTATCTCCAGTCAGATCAGACGCAA GGGATTGTAGTTCGAAGGTCTGACTTGGTTGGGTTAATCATGCGTCGTAATGAGCTTGCACATGATATTCTTAAGGCATTAACAACACAACAACTGCCCCCCATGTTACAG ATTCCAAGCATGTGCAAAGGCTGTAGGCATCTTGACGTTTGCACCCTTTATCATAAG GCATTTGGTGGGAATACAGAGAGTAGCGGATTAGGTGATATATTTGATTCACATGTACATCATTTTTCAAATGCTCATGGTGTTTTCCTCAGACATTGGGATCAGTTGATTGACCTAGAAGCTAAAGAGATGCAG CTTGCAAAGAAAGAAATCTGGCGTTCTCATAATCTCAAGAACGAGAACTCTACTGGTTGCCTTTCTTCTCTTGTTCTTGATGAACTTCCACAACAGGGATCTCACAAAGAAAATAGATTCATCTATCATTTTGTCTGTCGATATTCGCCTACTAACAATTTAAGCGGATCTGATAGAAATTCTATTAGTGCTGCTTCTTCTCTGACCAAAGATTTGGATTGCAGTCTTAAAAGTGGAGATTATGTG ATACTTAGCACTGAATCTGGCTGTCAATTTGTTGCCACTGGGATCATTGTGGAGCTCAGCCCTGACCGTGTTTCC GTTTCTTTTTCTAAGGGCTTAAGGCTTCCAGGGGGTAACTTGTCTTCAATGCGAGAAAAACTACTCCAGGAGGTCTGGCGGATCGACAAGGATGAAATCATGACCTCCTTTTCAGTTATGCG GTTCAACCTCATTCAAATGTTTCTAGACAATGAGCAAAGTTCTCATCTCAGGAAGATGATTGTTGACCTTGCG GCTCCTAGATTTGACAGTGGATGCATATTCAGCCAAGACCCAGCAATATCTTATATCTGGTCCGAGAAGAGCTTAAATGATGATCAGCGTAGAGCTATTCTCAAG ATACTTACAGCAAAGGATTATGCTCTAATTCTAGGAATGCCTGGAACAGGCAAGACATCTACAATGGTACATGCTGTAAAAGCCTTGTTGATGAGAGGTGCATCCATTTTGCTGACATCCTACACAAACTCTGCAGTTgataatttactcatcaaattaAAATCTCAG GGCATTGATTTCGTGCGCATAGGAAGACACGAATCTGTGCATGAGGAAATTAAGGGGCATTGTTTTGCAG GGATGAACATTAATAGTGTTGAAGAAATTAAACTGAAATTTGACCAAGTCAAAGTTGTTGCTGTCACTTGCTTGGGCATCACTAGTCCATTACTCTCTGGAAAGAAATTTGATGTATGCATTATCGATGAAGCTGGACAGACAACCCTCCCA GTGTCACTAGGACCCTTGATGTTTTCATCTACATTTGTCCTTGTTGGAGATCACTATCAACTGCCTCCCTTGATTCag AGTACAGAGGCTCGAGAAAAAGGAATGGGAATAAGTTTGTTCTGTAGGCTATCAGAAGCACATTCACATGCAATTGCACCATTGCAAAGCCAG TACCGAATGTGTCAAAGTATTATGGAACTGTCAAATGCCTTGATATACGGTGATCGATTGCATTGTGGTTCTCCTGAAATAGCTAATGCAAAACTCAAGTTCACAAAACCAATCGCTTGTTCATCATGGCTAAAAATT GTTCTAAATCCAAGCAAGCCAGTCATTTTTGTTAATACAG ATATGTTGCCTGCTTTAGAGGCTAGAGACCAGAAAACTGTGAATAATCCAATGGAAGCTTATATAATTGCAGAG ATAACAGATGGATTAGTCAACAATGGAATTGAAGGCAAAGATATTGGCATCATTACACCTTATAACTCACAGGCAAGTTTCATCAGACATGCTTGCAAAGCATCCGTGGAGACGCATACTATTGACAGATACCAG GGGAGAGACAAGGACTGCATATTAGTATCCTTTGTTAGGTCCAATGAGAATCCTAGAAGCTGCAGTGCTTCACTGCTTGCAGATTGGCATAGGATTAATGTTGCTCTTACACGACCCAAG AAGAAGTTGATAATGGTGGGGTCATGGGGAACCCTGTCAAAGGTTCCAATGCTTAAGCTTCTTATTGACAAAATTGATGAGCAATCTGGTATTTTGAGTTTGTCCAACGATGATTTCAACCACCAAACTTGGGCGCTTCAGAGATGCTCTTGGTCGCAGATCAGATAG
- the LOC107948602 gene encoding DNA replication ATP-dependent helicase/nuclease JHS1 isoform X1, whose amino-acid sequence MPPKTRRKLNPSSSKKSNVPNNQSQVQPSKFGIQHFFERHSQNALLASQKLNHLSPPPAPPSATPPTNPIPLSSPKSNAASNGVVSVSPNPNLHPNSSPAMEAADEVSPLVSKSTSLKRFNFSPGMLIKQSQDDGGDEVTWKISPVNERLLAVSKHTPVLPDSSKHNSFSIHQCSQTKGINTAAKVDKWLSSPSPKGKADKKPLLQANRIGLKRLNPFQDKEVGDSIADENTCLSSRQTPFCTPPSLPYCPDKLANGVASHPLGLKQHKKALLELLDQVEDVISVEDFVSSESEPYSSKAQEGQSKEIPVTVDSIGNDVLMGTTNKVSGTSSNGYFLVLEVSEKQTFPESGGSQCPYKVLRLVNEKSGEERAVYLWEEWSYSVIAPGDTVNVIGEFDEEGKCNVDHENNFLIVHPDILVSGTRVAGSFSCPRRTVLDERLRCNEHSTAALIGILLHQIFQAGLMKESPTVHFLEEYARIVLQKNMESLYACGVNENEIYKTLTEAIPKLVNWIALFKDTQQEPQVPTVDFGSDNGAKKVKVLEVIDIEELAWAPKYGLKGMIDVSVRVKVDSGGKEGDEKIMPLEFKTGKMANGQASAEHCAQVILYSLLMSERYLKHIDSGLLYYLQSDQTQGIVVRRSDLVGLIMRRNELAHDILKALTTQQLPPMLQIPSMCKGCRHLDVCTLYHKAFGGNTESSGLGDIFDSHVHHFSNAHGVFLRHWDQLIDLEAKEMQLAKKEIWRSHNLKNENSTGCLSSLVLDELPQQGSHKENRFIYHFVCRYSPTNNLSGSDRNSISAASSLTKDLDCSLKSGDYVILSTESGCQFVATGIIVELSPDRVSVSFSKGLRLPGGNLSSMREKLLQEVWRIDKDEIMTSFSVMRFNLIQMFLDNEQSSHLRKMIVDLAAPRFDSGCIFSQDPAISYIWSEKSLNDDQRRAILKILTAKDYALILGMPGTGKTSTMVHAVKALLMRGASILLTSYTNSAVDNLLIKLKSQGIDFVRIGRHESVHEEIKGHCFAGMNINSVEEIKLKFDQVKVVAVTCLGITSPLLSGKKFDVCIIDEAGQTTLPVSLGPLMFSSTFVLVGDHYQLPPLIQSTEAREKGMGISLFCRLSEAHSHAIAPLQSQYRMCQSIMELSNALIYGDRLHCGSPEIANAKLKFTKPIACSSWLKIVLNPSKPVIFVNTDMLPALEARDQKTVNNPMEAYIIAEITDGLVNNGIEGKDIGIITPYNSQASFIRHACKASVETHTIDRYQGRDKDCILVSFVRSNENPRSCSASLLADWHRINVALTRPKKKLIMVGSWGTLSKVPMLKLLIDKIDEQSGILSLSNDDFNHQTWALQRCSWSQIR is encoded by the exons ATGCCTCCCAAAACCAGAAGGAAGCTTAACccttcttcatcaaagaaatctaaTGTTCCCAATAATCAATCTCAAGTTCAACCCTCCAAGTTCGGCATCCAACATTTCTTCGAACGCCATTCCCAAAACGCTCTTCTAGCTTCCCAGAAACTCAATCATCTTTCTCCTCCTCCCGCACCCCCTTCCGCTACCCCTCCCACCAATCCTATTCCTCTATCCTCTCCCAAATCAAATGCCGCTTCCAACGGCGTCGTTTCTGTATCCCCAAACCCTAACCTCCATCCCAATTCCTCTCCGGCAATGGAGGCTGCTGACGAGGTATCACCTTTGGTCTCCAAGTCTACCTCTCTGAAGCGTTTCAACTTTTCCCCTGGAATG TTGATAAAGCAGAGTCAAGATGATGGAGGGGATGAGGTCACATGGAAGATATCTCCGGTCAACGAACGTCTTCTAGCAGTCTCAAAGCACACCCCTGTATTACCTGATTCCTCAAAGCACAACTCTTTCTCAATACACCAATGCTCTCAGACCAAG GGTATAAATACGGCTGCTAAGGTTGACAAATGGCTCTCGTCGCCGTCCCCCAAAGGCAAAGCTGATAAAAAGCCTTTGCTTCAGGCCAACAGGATTGGGTTGAAAAGATTGAACCCTTTTCAGGATAAAGAGGTCGGTGACAGCATTGCTGATGAGAATACTTGTTTGTCAAGTAGACAGACTCCATTCTGCACTCCACCATCTCTACCATATTGTCCTGATAAG CTTGCCAATGGTGTTGCATCTCATCCCCTGGGTTTGAAGCAGCACAAGAAG GCATTGCTTGAACTTCTAGATCAAGTAGAAGATGTAATTTCTGTTGAGGATTTTGTATCCAGTGAATCAGAGCCATATTCATCAAAAGCGCAAGAGGGACAGTCCAAAGAAATTCCTGTAACAGTTGATTCTATAGGAAATGATGTGTTAATGGGCACAACAAACAAAGTCTCTGGGACATCTTCTAATGGTTATTTCCTAGTATTGGAG GTATCTGAGAAGCAAACTTTTCCAGAGTCTGGTGGCTCTCAATGCCCGTATAAG GTTCTTCGCTTGGTAAATGAGAAAAGTGGGGAAGAGCGTGCTGTTTATTTGTGGGAAGAGTG GTCCTACAGTGTCATTGCCCCAGGAGACACTGTGAATGTcattggtgaatttgatgaagAGGGAAAGTGTAATGTGGATcatgaaaataattttcttatcgTTCATCCAGATATTCTGGTCTCTGGAACTCGG gtgGCTGGCAGTTTTAGTTGCCCAAGGAGAACTGTCCTAGATGAGAGACTACGATGCAATGAGCATTCGActgcagctcttattggcatctTGCTCCACCAAATTTTTCAG GCAGGACTTATGAAAGAGTCCCCTACAGTACACTTTTTGGAAGAATATGCAAGAATAGTGCTCCAGAAGAACATGGAGAGCTTATATGCATGTGGAG taaatgaaaatgaaatatataaaacctTGACTGAAGCTATTCCGAAACTAGTAAATTGGATTGCTCTCTTCAAAGATACGCAG CAGGAGCCGCAAGTTCCCACTGTAGATTTTGGATCTGATAATGGGGCAAAAAAGGTTAAAGTTTTAGAG GTAATTGATATTGAGGAACTGGCTTGGGCCCCGAAGTATGGTCTGAAAGGAATGATTGATGTTTCAGTCAGAGTAAAGGTTGACTCAGGTGGAAAAGAAGGTGATGAGAAGATCATGCCTCTAGAGTTTAAAACTGGAAAAATGGCTAATGGCCAG GCATCCGCTGAACACTGTGCCCAAGTGATCTTGTACTCTCTTCTTATGTCTGAGAG GTACCTAAAACATATTGATTCTGGTCTTCTATACTATCTCCAGTCAGATCAGACGCAA GGGATTGTAGTTCGAAGGTCTGACTTGGTTGGGTTAATCATGCGTCGTAATGAGCTTGCACATGATATTCTTAAGGCATTAACAACACAACAACTGCCCCCCATGTTACAG ATTCCAAGCATGTGCAAAGGCTGTAGGCATCTTGACGTTTGCACCCTTTATCATAAG GCATTTGGTGGGAATACAGAGAGTAGCGGATTAGGTGATATATTTGATTCACATGTACATCATTTTTCAAATGCTCATGGTGTTTTCCTCAGACATTGGGATCAGTTGATTGACCTAGAAGCTAAAGAGATGCAG CTTGCAAAGAAAGAAATCTGGCGTTCTCATAATCTCAAGAACGAGAACTCTACTGGTTGCCTTTCTTCTCTTGTTCTTGATGAACTTCCACAACAGGGATCTCACAAAGAAAATAGATTCATCTATCATTTTGTCTGTCGATATTCGCCTACTAACAATTTAAGCGGATCTGATAGAAATTCTATTAGTGCTGCTTCTTCTCTGACCAAAGATTTGGATTGCAGTCTTAAAAGTGGAGATTATGTG ATACTTAGCACTGAATCTGGCTGTCAATTTGTTGCCACTGGGATCATTGTGGAGCTCAGCCCTGACCGTGTTTCC GTTTCTTTTTCTAAGGGCTTAAGGCTTCCAGGGGGTAACTTGTCTTCAATGCGAGAAAAACTACTCCAGGAGGTCTGGCGGATCGACAAGGATGAAATCATGACCTCCTTTTCAGTTATGCG GTTCAACCTCATTCAAATGTTTCTAGACAATGAGCAAAGTTCTCATCTCAGGAAGATGATTGTTGACCTTGCG GCTCCTAGATTTGACAGTGGATGCATATTCAGCCAAGACCCAGCAATATCTTATATCTGGTCCGAGAAGAGCTTAAATGATGATCAGCGTAGAGCTATTCTCAAG ATACTTACAGCAAAGGATTATGCTCTAATTCTAGGAATGCCTGGAACAGGCAAGACATCTACAATGGTACATGCTGTAAAAGCCTTGTTGATGAGAGGTGCATCCATTTTGCTGACATCCTACACAAACTCTGCAGTTgataatttactcatcaaattaAAATCTCAG GGCATTGATTTCGTGCGCATAGGAAGACACGAATCTGTGCATGAGGAAATTAAGGGGCATTGTTTTGCAG GGATGAACATTAATAGTGTTGAAGAAATTAAACTGAAATTTGACCAAGTCAAAGTTGTTGCTGTCACTTGCTTGGGCATCACTAGTCCATTACTCTCTGGAAAGAAATTTGATGTATGCATTATCGATGAAGCTGGACAGACAACCCTCCCA GTGTCACTAGGACCCTTGATGTTTTCATCTACATTTGTCCTTGTTGGAGATCACTATCAACTGCCTCCCTTGATTCag AGTACAGAGGCTCGAGAAAAAGGAATGGGAATAAGTTTGTTCTGTAGGCTATCAGAAGCACATTCACATGCAATTGCACCATTGCAAAGCCAG TACCGAATGTGTCAAAGTATTATGGAACTGTCAAATGCCTTGATATACGGTGATCGATTGCATTGTGGTTCTCCTGAAATAGCTAATGCAAAACTCAAGTTCACAAAACCAATCGCTTGTTCATCATGGCTAAAAATT GTTCTAAATCCAAGCAAGCCAGTCATTTTTGTTAATACAG ATATGTTGCCTGCTTTAGAGGCTAGAGACCAGAAAACTGTGAATAATCCAATGGAAGCTTATATAATTGCAGAG ATAACAGATGGATTAGTCAACAATGGAATTGAAGGCAAAGATATTGGCATCATTACACCTTATAACTCACAGGCAAGTTTCATCAGACATGCTTGCAAAGCATCCGTGGAGACGCATACTATTGACAGATACCAG GGGAGAGACAAGGACTGCATATTAGTATCCTTTGTTAGGTCCAATGAGAATCCTAGAAGCTGCAGTGCTTCACTGCTTGCAGATTGGCATAGGATTAATGTTGCTCTTACACGACCCAAG AAGAAGTTGATAATGGTGGGGTCATGGGGAACCCTGTCAAAGGTTCCAATGCTTAAGCTTCTTATTGACAAAATTGATGAGCAATCTGGTATTTTGAGTTTGTCCAACGATGATTTCAACCACCAAACTTGGGCGCTTCAGAGATGCTCTTGGTCGCAGATCAGATAG